Proteins from one Triticum aestivum cultivar Chinese Spring chromosome 7A, IWGSC CS RefSeq v2.1, whole genome shotgun sequence genomic window:
- the LOC123147152 gene encoding cysteine-rich receptor-like protein kinase 5, whose product MNIILPLLLSGLAPFLAAADVFCDNLKVVATTLPNNTSSSPVHMGTATVGKAPDTVYALALCRDPVLNDSDCTDCIVETFETILNSTPPTQEQCFKEAYYDGGCTIIYSDHILGPSDTTGGKDDVIFQSWNVKNVTAGGDANQVDLITGHIRDLLVGTAEKAASMTPMRFATGVTYTGTNFPLVYSLAQCTPDLSPGDCLSCLHLLLDQLNFSISLHIGGRMGVTRCYFRYEAYKFYYGEPTLLPSSPPPAPTPKKAPKHRGHISKLLAIPIVLAPLAAAAFLCFNFFYRRLTRQRRGIVMRLQETRCVQNLEGDEQLVWQGKNSELLVFRFEQLLDATNNFSEENKLGQGGFGAVYKGKLPEGLGIAVKRLASHSGQGFIEFKNEVQFIAKLQHRNLVKLLGCCSEEPEKILVYEYLPNKSLDFFIFEEKRRALLDWSKLLTIIEGIAHGLLYLHKHSRLRVIHRDLKPSNILLDNEMNPKISDFGLAKIFSSTNPDGNTTRRVVGTYGYMAPEYASKGVFSIKSDIFSFGVVILEILSGKRNSRRQQCGDYINLLGYAWKLWDEGRWIDLVDASLVPKSQSQKMMRCINIALLCTQENASDRPTMSDIVAMLSSESMIIAKPKQPAYFNVRVGAEEPSAALESCSINSMTISITMPR is encoded by the exons ATGAACATCATCCTGCCCCTCCTGCTCAGTGGGCTCGCACCGTTCCTGGCGGCTGCAGATGTATTCTGCGACAATCTCAAAGTAGTCGCCACCACCCTTCCCAATAACACATCCTCCTCTCCAGTACACATGGGCACGGCCACCGTCGGCAAAGCCCCCGACACGGTCTACGCTCTCGCGCTCTGCCGTGACCCTGTCCTCAACGACTCCGACTGCACCGACTGCATCGTCGAGACGTTCGAAACTATTCTGAACTCTACGCCACCGACACAGGAGCAGTGCTTCAAGGAGGCCTACTACGATGGCGGCTGTAccatcatctactccgaccacaTCCTGGGGCCCTCCGATACCACGGGAGGAAAAGACGACGTGATATTTCAGAGTTGGAACGTCAAGAATGTCACCGCCGGTGGTGACGCGAACCAAGTCGACCTCATTACTGGCCACATTCGCGACCTTCTGGTAGGGACTGCGGAAAAGGCGGCTAGCATGACGCCGATGCGGTTCGCCACTGGCGTCACTTACACCGGCACGAACTTTCCGTTGGTGTACTCCTTAGCGCAGTGCACGCCGGACCTGTCCCCCGGCGACTGTTTGTCGTGCCTCCATCTTCTCCTAGACCAGCTCAACTTCAGCATCTCTCTACATATTGGTGGACGGATGGGTGTCACCCGATGTTATTTCAGGTATGAGGCGTATAAGTTCTACTACGGAGAACCCACGCTGTTgccatcgtcgccgccgccagCTCCGACTCCGAAAAAGGCCCCCAAACACAGGG GTCATATAAGCAAGCTGTTGGCGATTCCCATAGTCTTGGCTCCTCTAGCAGCAGCAGCTTTTCTCTGCTTCAACTTTTTCTATCGTCGACTCACTAGACAAAGAAGAGGTAT AGTGATGAGATTACAAGAAACAAGATGTGTTCAGAATTTGGAGGGAGACGAACAACTAGTTTGGCAAGGGAAGAATTCAGAGTTATTGGTGTTTCGATTTGAGCAGCTACTGGATGCCACAAATAATTTTTCAGAAGAGAACAAACTTGGACAAGGTGGCTTCGGTGCTGTCTACAAG GGTAAGCTTCCTGAGGGCTTGGGGATAGCGGTTAAAAGGCTTGCTTCTCATTCAGGCCAAGGATTCATAGAGTTCAAAAACGAGGTACAGTTCATAGCCAAACTCCAACATAGGAATCTGGTTAAACTATTGGGATGTTGCTCCGAAGAACCTGAGAAAATATTGGTCTATGAATATTTACCAAACAAAAGTTTGGACTTCTTCATATTCG aagaaaaaagaagagctTTATTGGACTGGTCCAAACTTTTAACAATAATTGAAGGAATAGCTCATGGACTTCTCTACCTACATAAGCACTCCCGGTTGCGTGTCATACATCGAGATCTAAAACCAAGCAACATCCTCTTGGACAACGAAATGAAtccaaaaatttcagattttgggCTAGCAAAAATATTCAGTTCAACAAACCCCGATGGAAACACTACAAGGAGAGTGGTTGGTACATA TGGCTATATGGCTCCCGAGTATGCTTCGAAGGGTGTCTTCTCTATTAAATCCGACATCTTCAGCTTTGGTGTTGTTATTCTCGAGATCCTCAGCGGAAAACGAAATTCTCGTCGCCAACAATGTGGAGATTACATTAATCTTCTTGGATAC GCATGGAAATTATGGGACGAGGGAAGGTGGATTGATCTTGTTGATGCATCATTGGTTCCCAAGAGTCAATCACAGAAGATGATGAGGTGCATTAACATAGCATTACTGTGTACGCAAGAAAATGCATCTGATCGACCAACCATGTCAGATATTGTTGCAATGTTAAGTAGTGAGAGTATGATCATTGCTAAGCCTAAGCAACCTGCATATTTCAATGTAAGGGTGGGAGCTGAAGAGCCATCCGCTGCTCTTGAGTCATGCAGTATTAATAGTATGACGATATCTATCACAATGCCAAGATAG